One part of the Cottoperca gobio chromosome 14, fCotGob3.1, whole genome shotgun sequence genome encodes these proteins:
- the ca4a gene encoding carbonic anhydrase 4a produces MRSHWQKQVIVLLCLGRVSANMQQLILPALLASFWTLCTGAGDWCYQSQFSCDHQCNAPDKWNHAHSDCEGKYQSPINIVTRKTSKDERLTPFQFDNYQQTFRGTIKNNGHSVQVGVPHLSTVSDGGLPTSYKAVQFHLHWGDNGGPGSEHTIDGEQYPMELHIVHMKHHYTDLITALSDPEGVAVLGFFYERSNSANRKYDPIINALQSIKATNGNTSLIPMSLAQLIPAEQNLTTYYRYKGSLTTPGCTEAVIWTLFENPIPLSMAQLRVFSELKFHDEKQMVGTFRPVQPLNGRQVFRSGGAVILASSVLLMAAIATALGLSQPN; encoded by the exons ATGCGATCACATTGGCAAAAACAAGTCATTGTGTTGCTTTGCCTCGGTCGAGTCAGCGCCAACATGCAGCAGCTCATCCTGCCCGCTCTCCTGGCATCATTCTGGACACTGTGCACAGGAGCAGGAG ATTGGTGCTATCAGTCCCAGTTCAGCTGTGATCATCAGTGCAATg CGCCAGACAAGTGGAACCACGCCCACAGCGACTGTGAAGGAAAATACCAGTCGCCCATCAACATCGTCACCAGAAAGACTTCGAAAGACGAGCGACTGACTCCTTTTCAGTTCGACAACTACCAGCAGACCTTCAGAGGCACAATCAAGAACAATGGCCACTCGG TCCAGGTTGGAGTTCCTCACCTGAGCACCGTCTCAGATGGAGGCCTGCCGACCAGCTACAAGGCGGTGCAGTTCCACCTGCACTGGGGCGACAACGGAGGACCCGGCTCAGAACACACCATTGATGGGGAGCAGTATCCCATGGAG CTGCACATTGTACACATGAAGCACCATTACACTGATCTGATAACAGCCCTATCAGACCCAGAGGGAGTTGCAGTCCTCGGGTTCTTCTACGAG AGGTCCAATAGTGCAAACCGAAAGTATGACCCCATCATCAACGCTCTGCAAAGCATCAAAGCTACAA ATGGAAATACTTCTCTAATTCCCATGTCCCTGGCACAACTAATCCCAGCTGAGCAGAATCTGACCACTTATTACCGCTACAAGGGCTCTCTGACCACCCCAGGGTGCACTGAGGCTGTGATCTGGACTTTGTTTGAGAATCCCATCCCTCTGAGCATGGCACAG CTGCGGGTGTTCTCCGAGCTCAAGTTCCACGACGAAAAGCAGATGGTGGGGACCTTCAGACCGGTCCAGCCCCTGAACGGTCGGCAGGTGTTCCGGTCGGGAGGTGCAGTGATCCTGGCCAGCTCCGTCCTCCTCATGGCCGCCATTGCCACGGCCTTGGGTCTGTCCCAACCCAACTAG